The genome window CGGCGCAGCAGCCGGAGAACACGGCCGACAGCACAGACACGCAGCAAGCCAGCCCTCGGCCCAAGAAGAGCTCCTCCTCGAAGAAGGAGACCCTCGCCAGAGCCAAGAAGCAGTCCGGCTCAGCCATCACCGGAGGATCGGCCGCACCTTCCTCGCCCAGCAAGGTCCCGTCTGTGACGCGCGGCAACGGCCCGCTCAACTCGATCGGCAAGAAGAAGACCGATAAAGTTGCGGGCACCCGATCAACCGGAACCAAAAGCGAGAACGAGACGAGGACGCCAGGCTCCGGCGACAGTGCGCATGCCGGCGTTGGGTGCGAGGGAGAAGTCCCGCAACCAACTCCCGCTGAGTACGACATCGCGGATACCGGTGGTGGCTATGACGCAGACGCGCCGCAAGCCGATCACGCGGAGACGCACGAGAGCAGTGCAGAGGCCGGTGGTGGCTATGACGCAGACGCGCCGCAAGCCGATCACGCGGAGACGCACGAGAACAGTGCAGATGCCGGTGGTGGCTATGACGCAGACGCGCCGCAAGCCGATCACGCGGAGACGCACTGGCACGACGGCACGGGGGCTCGTGACGAGCCCGAAGGTGGCGGCGGAGCTGACGCACACGACGCGCATCAGCACGGCCACGCGGAAGCACAGCACGACGAGGCTGCAGGCGGCGGCGGAGCTGGCGCACACGACGCGCACCAGCACGGCCGCTCGCAGCGCGATGAGCCGGAGGAAGAGGAAGCGCAACCCCGGGACGACGCAGAAGCACCGCAAGAGGAAGGCGATGCCACGCCGTCGGCCTCCAACGGCAACTACACTGCCAAGACGAGGGCCCAGGTCAAGGCAGAACTCAAGGCGGCAGCCCGCAAGGCGGCCAAGGCGACTTCTGACAAGGGCAAGGCACCCGCTGTTCCCGCAGCCTCGAGCCCGACGGATTTGCCCACACCCGGCAAGAAGAAGAAGAAAGCGACAGGCGACTCGCGGACCGTCGGCAGTGACGACGAGACCGACGAGGACGACGCGTACCATCACGACGGCACGGGGGCTCGTGACGAGGCCGAAGGTGGCGGCGGAGCTGACGCACACGACGCGCATCAGCACGGCTACACGGGCGACGGTACCAACACAGCCTCACCGGGCGACGATGACATGTCGAACGGCCGATCACCGCGGAAGCCAACGGCGGCACGTGTGAAGAGGACAGAGGACGCCGCAACCTACCGCATGTGCACCCGGGGCCTGAAGAAACCCGGCCTAACCTCAACGGAACGATCAACCGCGGGGAAGGCCGCTCAATCTGGTGGCGCATCACCATTCCGTGTGAAAGGACTCGGCGGCACACCCTCAATGGTGTCAGAGACTGCAGGGGCTGGACGCTCCGCACCAATCGAGGTTTCCTCGGAAAGTGACGACGACGGCGTCGTGCGTGTGCCGAAACCGCGCATCGTGAGTGGCACACAACAGTGGAGCTCAGTAGTCTCGACGACACGGATGGTCAAGATCCGGGGCGAGGGGCTGGGTTGCTGGTGGTCAGTCGCGCAGTGGATGATCTGCGTCGACCGCATGGTGCGCGGCGACCCACGAATGCCGCCCGCGCCCGAGTGGGTGCGAGGTTACGGATGCTTTGAACACTGGAGCGACCTTTTCATCCCAACCCTGTCGGCAACCGAGGTCCTGAGTTGGCTCGACGGCACCCCGCTCGAGGCACCCGGAGGCGACCAGAGACAACCAACTGGCTGGTGCGACGTGCCGAATCTTTCCGATGCCAACGCTGCCCTTCTTCTGCGCAATTTCGACGTACAGGCCGCCGTATGCCACATCGTCATTCGTCCACCAACATGTCCGACGGATGGCGGCGTCGAGCACTTCGAGCCATGGATCAACGGCAGGGACCTCGAAAATTCGGCGTACAACCTCGAGGCGAAGAAGACCCTGAATGCCACCAGGACGATCACTTTCGAGGAGTTCATTGAGACCCGCATGGGCAAACGTGCGCCGGACCAACGCACGTTGTGCTCTGTCTACATCACAGGCGTGAAGGAGTCTTGCTCACGCACAACGGAGGCCCACGGCATGATGGAAGCCAGCGCAGATCTTTTCCGTCACGCGTGGGACAACATCTCCAAACCGGTGGGCATGGCCAAAGCCCCACACCCTGAGCTGGCTTCCCAGCAGGCGGCGAAGAAGCAAGACAGCTCCCCAGCGAACCTCGGAACCCCCTCGCCGCCCAAAAGCGCGACGGCGGCGAAGGCCTCGTGGTCCCCGGACACAACTCAGTCGCCCAACACGGGACCGAGCTTCTGGGCCACCGGCGCCATCCGATACGCACCCTCAAGCTACGTCGCCAACTTGGCAGCGTCGATGAAGCAGGTCGCACGAGGCGGTGTCTCGAGCATCCTTGCATTCCCACGACGCCTGATCACAGCCAAGAGGGACCGATGGAAGACGCTTGACCGCAACCTGGCGGCCAAAGACACCCCCGCACCAACAGCACCTGCACCCCGCCGAGAAGTGAAGGACGAGAAGGCGAACCGCCTCCGACGCGTCCAAGCGGCTTTCCTGGCGGGCCACCTCTCACGTGGAATGCACATCCTGCTGGAAAAGTGCGGCCGCCAGCTCGACACATCGGACATCCCTGGGACCGTCGACGAGCTCAAGACGCTGCACCCGGCTGCCAGCGGAGCCATGCCGGCCCCCATCCAAGTCGACCAGACCGACGCAGTCGTCACGCCGGAGCAGGTACGCGACTCTATCAAGCAGACGGCCCGCGGAGAGGCACCCGGTGCCAGCGGCCTGTCCTCCGACGTTCTGTGGCAAGCGATCGAGTACGAAGAGAAGACAGGTCACTCTCACGACCCTGACAGCCTCTTGTCCGCAATAACTGTGATCGTGCGGGCCATTCTCCAAGGCAACCTGACCCTCGCAGAAGCGAACGCTCTACGAGACATCCGGCTCATCTGCATTCCCAAACTCAAGAAGGCCGGTATCCGCCCGATCTCTATGTCAGAAGTTATCGTCAAGGTTACGGCCCGTGTCGCGATGCAAGACACCTACGAGATCGAAAAGATGCTGCCGGACCAGTTCGGGATCATCAAGGGCGGTGCGGAGCGCGCTATCTTCATTGTCCAAGACGCTATACGCAGTGGGAAAACTTGTCTCACATTCGATGCGTCAAACGCGTACCAGGAACTATTTCGATCGACTTTCTTCGGCTTTCTGAGGGCCACGAACCAAGCCAAGATGGCGCGCATCAAGGCCTACACCAACTTCGTGTACGGCTGCGTGAGCCACGCTTTCTGGGAAGACCCGAACGGGAAGATCCACAAGTTTGACGTGTCCCGTGGAGTACGACAAGGATGCCCTGTGGCACCACTGCTCTTCTGCATCGGCATTCAGGGCGTCCTTGACGAGATCAGAGCAGCACACGGTGTCCGTATCATTGCGTACCTCGACGACCTCTGCATCATCGGGGAAACCACCGCCGTCGACGCCGCGGCCGCCGACTTGATTCTACGCCTGAAGGAAAAGGCAGGTCTGAGGATCAGAGCCGAGCACGACTCGCGGAAAGGCGGTTTTTTCTACCTCGGCG of Acidobacteriota bacterium contains these proteins:
- a CDS encoding reverse transcriptase domain-containing protein, which codes for MENKAGVMRFKAIMYLDQSRTQAEKWAAGEWTCVKEWWTAAETNHQMIMRYNDEAICAAGTYELYAIQRNVPWPRTDGSGPFDRTTIDYLYEADEEADPVATHCLDGPEGAAARAPRNDDRAPEQDVRRRRREPTPDLIDSTDDDASTSSESEEHAEASSAQQPENTADSTDTQQASPRPKKSSSSKKETLARAKKQSGSAITGGSAAPSSPSKVPSVTRGNGPLNSIGKKKTDKVAGTRSTGTKSENETRTPGSGDSAHAGVGCEGEVPQPTPAEYDIADTGGGYDADAPQADHAETHESSAEAGGGYDADAPQADHAETHENSADAGGGYDADAPQADHAETHWHDGTGARDEPEGGGGADAHDAHQHGHAEAQHDEAAGGGGAGAHDAHQHGRSQRDEPEEEEAQPRDDAEAPQEEGDATPSASNGNYTAKTRAQVKAELKAAARKAAKATSDKGKAPAVPAASSPTDLPTPGKKKKKATGDSRTVGSDDETDEDDAYHHDGTGARDEAEGGGGADAHDAHQHGYTGDGTNTASPGDDDMSNGRSPRKPTAARVKRTEDAATYRMCTRGLKKPGLTSTERSTAGKAAQSGGASPFRVKGLGGTPSMVSETAGAGRSAPIEVSSESDDDGVVRVPKPRIVSGTQQWSSVVSTTRMVKIRGEGLGCWWSVAQWMICVDRMVRGDPRMPPAPEWVRGYGCFEHWSDLFIPTLSATEVLSWLDGTPLEAPGGDQRQPTGWCDVPNLSDANAALLLRNFDVQAAVCHIVIRPPTCPTDGGVEHFEPWINGRDLENSAYNLEAKKTLNATRTITFEEFIETRMGKRAPDQRTLCSVYITGVKESCSRTTEAHGMMEASADLFRHAWDNISKPVGMAKAPHPELASQQAAKKQDSSPANLGTPSPPKSATAAKASWSPDTTQSPNTGPSFWATGAIRYAPSSYVANLAASMKQVARGGVSSILAFPRRLITAKRDRWKTLDRNLAAKDTPAPTAPAPRREVKDEKANRLRRVQAAFLAGHLSRGMHILLEKCGRQLDTSDIPGTVDELKTLHPAASGAMPAPIQVDQTDAVVTPEQVRDSIKQTARGEAPGASGLSSDVLWQAIEYEEKTGHSHDPDSLLSAITVIVRAILQGNLTLAEANALRDIRLICIPKLKKAGIRPISMSEVIVKVTARVAMQDTYEIEKMLPDQFGIIKGGAERAIFIVQDAIRSGKTCLTFDASNAYQELFRSTFFGFLRATNQAKMARIKAYTNFVYGCVSHAFWEDPNGKIHKFDVSRGVRQGCPVAPLLFCIGIQGVLDEIRAAHGVRIIAYLDDLCIIGETTAVDAAAADLILRLKEKAGLRIRAEHDSRKGGFFYLGAGLSYDPKEAEHLLAKFRNLDDYREFTAALEDLPPSQQLALLRVCGVSKAGYIARCHGDEAQGWLRAFDKVITDRVARLAQCHPSAVHNNPRVTLPTRMGGLGMTNWGKVGGVCHKAARDSAQQSVYLDAYYRARFPAANAPRRLDGSVFTSFADNTNASATEFAIMLKRHLMIPLASHHINDRRLPCKGCGKEFTVRDLVNTHAPQCVQWGGLGSPSIRHNTALEVFCRFIRDHGHPAAKEVWMNQETRIDAVVGNFYIDLTVTWDEKKRSQQKEITYGKAVRERGGHLMTIAFTPDGKLLPTSTKHVARLARYLSVSPKDMLVRMGETIARGSATSRLEALIYAQQFFAMCETTPKTAPTTVSDASPHDQNKSGPADETDSSASEGEFVDDLSGNNSFLDEFECSQEDEDEGDESAPVEEHDADISTAPGPHETSASKPADAPKVTTTTKPPPVAAPLAPKKTPTPATATATPKVNKPTAAQAQMEAREADIRKAKAQLDAREADISNAKAQQDAREANVRRKMAIGFEIPQHVRDARAKIVPTCIEETYLAHLLVDWDAGPDSQSLAPEWLEVLREECLRPAQHDTPQAESTTASPTPTDSQVDSSSPNNSITTAGANTSSAGQTQDLTASPPSTPIAQRHPSGLPPVAPQQPAPHTNAATSSTPNIRINTAGASDALETGRAPSATCTGTDAVQE